Proteins co-encoded in one Synechococcus elongatus PCC 6301 genomic window:
- a CDS encoding 5-formyltetrahydrofolate cyclo-ligase, whose amino-acid sequence MTPRLHLDKASLRRQLLAERRSLSVVERQQYSQAIAVHLQASSLFQRATTVLSYWPLGAEPDLRSLLLQPKQWALPRCQNQRLYAHCYQFEQPLAKDCAGVLAPLADSLTVSPAEIDLLIVPAVAVDKEGYRLGYGGGYYDRLRADPAWRSIPAIVVAYAAQIMSELPHDPWDIPFSAVCTENGYWLID is encoded by the coding sequence ATGACTCCGCGCTTGCACCTTGATAAGGCCAGCCTGCGGCGACAACTACTTGCAGAACGGCGATCGCTGTCAGTGGTGGAACGACAGCAGTACAGCCAAGCGATCGCGGTACATTTGCAAGCCTCTTCGCTGTTTCAGCGGGCGACAACGGTTTTGAGTTATTGGCCGCTAGGGGCTGAGCCGGACTTGCGATCACTACTCTTGCAACCCAAACAATGGGCACTGCCTCGCTGTCAAAATCAACGGCTTTATGCCCATTGCTATCAGTTTGAACAGCCTCTAGCAAAGGACTGCGCTGGAGTGCTTGCGCCTCTAGCAGACTCTCTAACAGTCTCTCCAGCTGAAATTGATCTGCTCATCGTGCCAGCAGTGGCTGTGGATAAGGAAGGTTATCGGTTGGGGTATGGCGGTGGCTACTACGATCGCCTGCGGGCGGACCCAGCTTGGCGATCGATTCCGGCGATCGTGGTCGCCTATGCAGCGCAGATCATGTCGGAGTTACCCCACGATCCTTGGGACATCCCTTTTTCAGCAGTTTGCACTGAGAACGGCTACTGGCTGATTGACTGA
- a CDS encoding 2OG-Fe(II) oxygenase family protein — protein MPIDTWFPLAVSRNLLTPDPALHERMVAQIFQWRGDLWANPSGESAWTGDMNGVALVHEHPDFAWLRSQVEVEALQFCQALGFQTEALQLWIQRSWPVVSEPGQSIGAHHHPNAHLSAIYYLNGSGDPELGALRIFDDRPRNELVPGLAVGYGEVIAEEAALNQAWIDYPPQAGLLLLFPASTRHGVTENLTDLTRLSVSFDLYLTARSATELAPEYLAPPVNRWSPIQLR, from the coding sequence ATGCCCATTGATACTTGGTTCCCGCTTGCTGTTTCTCGCAACCTGCTCACGCCCGATCCGGCTCTACATGAGCGGATGGTTGCTCAGATTTTTCAATGGCGCGGTGATCTCTGGGCGAATCCGAGTGGGGAATCGGCCTGGACCGGCGACATGAATGGCGTGGCCTTGGTGCATGAACATCCTGATTTTGCTTGGTTGCGATCGCAGGTAGAGGTTGAAGCGCTGCAGTTTTGCCAAGCGTTGGGTTTTCAAACGGAGGCTTTGCAATTGTGGATTCAGCGATCGTGGCCGGTTGTTTCTGAGCCCGGCCAAAGCATTGGCGCCCATCACCATCCCAACGCCCATCTCAGCGCTATCTACTACTTGAACGGCAGCGGCGATCCTGAACTGGGAGCCCTCAGAATTTTTGACGATCGCCCGCGCAATGAGTTGGTGCCCGGCTTAGCCGTTGGCTATGGCGAGGTGATTGCCGAGGAGGCTGCACTCAACCAAGCGTGGATTGACTATCCACCGCAGGCTGGATTATTGCTGCTGTTTCCTGCCAGCACAAGACATGGCGTCACCGAAAACCTGACTGACTTGACGCGACTCTCAGTCAGCTTTGACCTGTACCTCACGGCGCGATCGGCGACGGAACTTGCCCCAGAATATCTGGCTCCTCCCGTGAATCGCTGGAGCCCCATCCAGCTGCGCTGA
- a CDS encoding DUF362 domain-containing protein translates to MSPTVALLRVDRYEAQLLDERLAALLAPWGGMAAFVKPGQKVLLKPNLLTGNRPGKECVTRPDLVAAIARLVRQVGGEPFLGDSPAFGSAKGVAIASGYGPMLEELDIPLVEFRGVRQSTDSPTFQHLRLSREALGADVVINIPKLKSHVQLTLSAGVKNLFGCVPGKMKAWWHLEAGKDRDRFGEMLVETARAISPALTILDAIVAHEGNGPSNGEPRSLKLLAAADDVFALDQACATLLGLNELAVPTLAAAARLQLQHPTLHYPFLDAGDCRILDWRQPDRLVPIDFGAPRILRSTLKHLYIRLIKEPFQAYARSSS, encoded by the coding sequence ATGTCACCGACAGTTGCCTTGCTGCGGGTCGATCGCTACGAAGCCCAATTGCTCGATGAGCGACTCGCGGCCTTACTTGCGCCTTGGGGGGGAATGGCTGCTTTCGTGAAGCCCGGCCAGAAAGTCTTGCTCAAACCCAATTTGTTGACAGGAAATCGGCCCGGTAAGGAGTGTGTGACGCGTCCCGACCTCGTAGCAGCGATCGCGCGGCTAGTTCGCCAAGTCGGTGGAGAGCCATTTTTGGGCGATAGTCCTGCTTTTGGGAGTGCCAAAGGGGTCGCGATCGCTAGTGGCTATGGCCCAATGTTGGAGGAACTCGATATTCCCCTAGTGGAATTTCGCGGTGTGCGACAGAGTACTGACAGTCCTACTTTTCAGCACCTCAGGCTTAGTCGGGAAGCTTTAGGGGCAGATGTCGTTATCAACATCCCCAAGCTCAAATCCCATGTGCAGCTGACGCTCTCGGCAGGCGTGAAAAATCTGTTTGGTTGCGTCCCCGGCAAGATGAAAGCGTGGTGGCACCTCGAAGCTGGGAAAGATCGCGATCGCTTTGGTGAAATGCTTGTGGAAACTGCTCGGGCGATCTCACCAGCACTGACGATTTTGGATGCGATCGTCGCCCATGAGGGCAATGGTCCCAGCAACGGCGAACCGCGATCGCTCAAGCTATTAGCAGCAGCGGATGATGTTTTTGCCCTCGATCAAGCCTGTGCAACATTGCTAGGGCTAAATGAGTTGGCCGTTCCGACCCTAGCAGCGGCAGCACGACTGCAATTACAGCATCCAACATTGCACTATCCCTTTCTAGATGCTGGTGATTGTCGGATTCTGGATTGGCGGCAACCCGACCGCCTAGTTCCCATTGATTTCGGTGCACCTAGAATTCTGCGATCAACCCTGAAGCATCTCTACATCCGATTAATTAAAGAACCGTTCCAAGCCTATGCACGGTCGTCTTCGTAG
- a CDS encoding diguanylate cyclase: MQNAFSTADSSDQSLLDEIEVGLPNPKPRLKVKGWRSWVYGGAGLLLGVFGIAGSLGLFAIQEARRQVDRSLEAIEVAQIIDYYQIRLLFRFNSYLESRQETDNKLYQLGQEQLLDSIDKLKSFYVQPPNPEQLKEIAALSALIQSKLEEQQNLMNAKQEATPSLDASYYNVHSQINQIVQNERRILDRRVINVDSYRLLTNVLLILGSLLGLTLAIALYQEQRREQREMSVIDHDYQEKEDTLNHKLKVLQLEQKLSSLLLTCRSTEEIKKILEDFFQRWFPQAQGAVLEISASRDTLVEIARFGELELPSLAMPSDCWAMRRGECYHSSQAEFTYPCGLCHHLHGEIIPDNIICIPLQAHEQLIGILHLTNVDPKSQKIVESFGQQLALPLAVMHLQEQLKQLSYRDSNTALYNRRFLDEILERTLLTAIRRNESRSLGDAPYSVGLIFLDVDKFKDFNTRFGHAVGDQVLQTLGQTMLESCRRGEDLACRYGGEEFVLILPGMDEDMTYQRAEQIRLAVSQKAVSNCRITISLGVAAFPSAGQTPSELLKAANMAMLKAKLNGRNQTVRISQL, from the coding sequence ATGCAAAATGCCTTCAGTACAGCAGACTCCTCAGATCAGTCACTACTGGATGAGATAGAGGTAGGACTACCAAACCCAAAACCGCGCCTAAAAGTCAAGGGGTGGCGTTCTTGGGTTTATGGTGGGGCAGGCTTACTCCTCGGTGTTTTTGGCATTGCAGGGAGCTTAGGACTATTCGCAATTCAAGAAGCCCGTCGCCAAGTCGATCGCTCTCTTGAAGCGATCGAAGTTGCACAAATAATTGACTACTACCAGATTCGACTGCTCTTCCGATTTAACAGCTACCTGGAAAGTCGCCAAGAAACCGATAACAAACTCTATCAGCTTGGACAAGAACAGCTGTTGGATTCAATTGATAAGTTAAAAAGCTTTTATGTTCAGCCCCCCAATCCAGAACAGTTGAAAGAGATTGCGGCGTTATCAGCGCTGATCCAATCCAAGCTAGAGGAGCAGCAAAATCTAATGAATGCAAAGCAAGAGGCTACACCAAGCCTCGATGCCTCTTATTATAATGTACACTCTCAAATCAATCAGATTGTTCAAAATGAGCGAAGAATCCTCGATCGTCGTGTAATTAATGTTGATAGCTATCGTCTACTCACAAATGTCCTCCTGATTTTAGGCTCGCTCCTAGGCTTGACTCTTGCGATCGCACTCTATCAAGAACAACGCCGAGAGCAACGGGAGATGAGTGTCATTGATCATGATTACCAAGAGAAAGAAGATACGCTCAATCACAAGCTCAAAGTATTGCAGCTCGAACAGAAATTAAGTAGTTTACTCCTGACCTGTCGCTCTACAGAAGAGATTAAAAAAATTCTGGAGGATTTCTTTCAGCGCTGGTTTCCTCAAGCACAAGGTGCTGTCCTTGAAATCAGTGCTTCGAGAGATACACTCGTTGAGATTGCTCGCTTTGGTGAGTTGGAATTACCTTCTCTCGCGATGCCCTCCGATTGTTGGGCAATGCGACGAGGCGAATGTTATCACTCTAGTCAAGCGGAATTTACCTATCCCTGCGGTCTCTGTCACCATCTACATGGAGAGATTATTCCTGATAATATTATCTGTATTCCATTACAAGCACATGAACAGCTGATTGGTATTTTACACCTGACTAATGTTGACCCTAAGTCTCAAAAAATTGTGGAGTCTTTTGGTCAGCAATTAGCCTTACCTTTGGCAGTAATGCACCTTCAAGAACAGCTCAAACAGTTGAGCTATCGAGATAGTAATACAGCTCTTTATAATCGGCGTTTCCTTGATGAAATTCTTGAACGAACGTTACTAACAGCAATTCGTCGTAATGAATCGCGGTCTCTAGGGGATGCCCCTTATTCAGTGGGATTAATCTTCTTGGATGTTGATAAATTCAAAGACTTTAATACGCGCTTTGGACATGCTGTTGGCGATCAAGTGTTGCAGACACTCGGACAAACGATGCTGGAATCGTGTCGGCGCGGTGAAGATCTTGCTTGTCGGTATGGGGGCGAGGAGTTCGTCCTCATTTTGCCAGGCATGGATGAGGACATGACCTATCAACGGGCTGAGCAAATTCGACTGGCTGTGAGTCAGAAAGCAGTGAGCAATTGTCGGATCACGATTTCTCTCGGCGTTGCAGCCTTCCCTTCTGCTGGCCAAACTCCCTCTGAGCTGTTGAAAGCTGCAAATATGGCGATGCTCAAAGCGAAGTTGAATGGTCGCAATCAGACGGTTCGGATTAGTCAGCTCTAG
- a CDS encoding RecQ family ATP-dependent DNA helicase: MVQAASLTAQQLLQQHWGYPAFRPGQAEIVEAIAQGRDCLIIWPTGGGKSLCFQVPALLRSGLTIVVTPLIALIENQVADLQARGIAAACLHSQMAPRDRKAVLQKLPQLKLLYLAPETLLSTPLWSRLTEPTIAIAGLILDEAHCLLQWGESFRPTYLRLGAIRPALVRLGKPSFPIAAFTATAYPQEVARLSQILQLQQPQRHQRDPYRSNLVLAVKTVWTPRQRQNQLLDFLAKHQGQSGLIYLRSRRDCETWADRLRNRGYRCAAYHAGVSDRERRQIEQAWQTGSLPFAVCSSAFGMGIDKRDVRWVAHVHPPLLLSEYLQEVGRGGRDQQRAQGLTLVSEPSGWLDPSDRDRWQGFQQATQQQWEAAQRQAQQLPASGDLRSLASSNELDLALAYLQRLGQLQWLDPFRYRRRAIPTPRPAPRLDLQPLRQFLYSRDCRWRSLLQSFGSNHPTTWRCGHCDRCQTTG, translated from the coding sequence ATGGTTCAGGCCGCATCACTCACCGCGCAACAACTGCTTCAGCAGCATTGGGGTTACCCCGCCTTTCGACCGGGACAGGCTGAGATTGTAGAGGCGATCGCTCAAGGTCGAGATTGTCTGATCATCTGGCCAACCGGCGGTGGCAAATCGCTCTGCTTCCAAGTGCCAGCACTTCTGCGATCGGGGTTGACGATCGTGGTGACGCCGCTGATTGCCCTGATTGAAAATCAAGTGGCGGACCTACAAGCACGGGGAATTGCTGCCGCCTGCCTCCATAGCCAGATGGCTCCACGCGATCGCAAGGCCGTGCTTCAGAAGTTACCGCAACTCAAGCTGCTCTATCTGGCGCCCGAAACCTTACTGAGTACGCCTCTCTGGTCGCGTCTGACGGAGCCAACGATTGCGATCGCAGGACTCATCCTCGACGAAGCCCACTGTCTGCTGCAGTGGGGCGAAAGTTTCCGACCGACCTACCTGCGGCTAGGTGCGATCCGACCTGCTCTCGTCCGATTGGGTAAACCTTCCTTCCCGATCGCAGCTTTCACAGCGACCGCTTACCCCCAAGAGGTGGCACGACTCAGCCAGATACTACAACTGCAACAACCTCAACGACATCAGCGCGATCCCTATCGCAGCAATCTTGTCCTAGCCGTGAAGACGGTGTGGACGCCTCGCCAGCGTCAGAATCAGCTCTTAGACTTTTTAGCCAAACATCAAGGTCAGAGTGGCTTAATCTATCTGCGCAGCCGGCGCGACTGTGAAACCTGGGCCGACCGCTTGCGCAATCGAGGCTACCGCTGCGCGGCTTATCATGCCGGAGTGAGCGATCGCGAACGGCGGCAAATTGAGCAAGCTTGGCAAACTGGTTCGCTGCCCTTTGCAGTCTGTAGCTCTGCCTTTGGGATGGGCATTGATAAGCGCGATGTACGCTGGGTTGCCCATGTACACCCCCCTTTGCTCCTCAGTGAATATCTGCAAGAAGTCGGCCGTGGTGGACGTGATCAACAACGGGCCCAAGGCCTGACCTTAGTGAGTGAGCCCAGTGGTTGGCTCGATCCGAGCGATCGCGATCGCTGGCAAGGATTTCAGCAGGCTACCCAGCAACAATGGGAAGCGGCCCAACGGCAAGCCCAGCAACTTCCCGCCAGTGGCGATCTTCGCAGCCTAGCCAGTAGTAATGAACTGGATTTAGCCTTGGCCTACCTGCAAAGACTGGGGCAGTTGCAGTGGCTGGATCCCTTCCGGTATCGGCGGCGAGCCATACCCACTCCACGCCCAGCACCCCGGCTGGATCTACAACCCCTGCGGCAGTTCCTCTACAGTCGCGACTGCCGTTGGCGATCGCTGTTGCAATCCTTCGGGAGCAATCACCCCACAACTTGGCGCTGTGGACACTGCGATCGCTGCCAAACCACTGGCTGA
- a CDS encoding NAD(P)-dependent malic enzyme, whose amino-acid sequence MASALTPNASHSVSVLVRMPSNTAAMLHVVQAIATTGANLTEMELLQRTNQWIDRRLIVEAASEEQAAAVVEAIAAVPDLELLDSEDRTFALHRGGKISVEPKLPLTSQAQLAMAYTPGVGRVCKAIAANPDRVYELTVKQNMVAIVTDGTAVLGLGNLGPAGALPVMEGKAMLFKAFGDVDAFPICLDTQDTDEIVETMKRIAPVFGGVNLEDIAAPRCFEIEARLKQELDIPVFHDDQHGTAIVTLAALENALKLVKKSLSQVRIVMNGAGAAGLSVASLLREAGATNIIICDSRGILSCDRSDLTPQKQAFAIEAGGSLADALVNADVFIGVSVPGVLTVEMVETMASDRIIFAMANPIPEIQPELIQGRAAVIATGRSDYPNQINNVLAFPGVFRGALDCRAKSLTSSMFLAAARAIAALVPPETLSAEHIVPSAFDSRVAPAVAAAVVEAAQANGLAQTLAVTH is encoded by the coding sequence ATGGCTTCTGCACTTACTCCTAATGCCAGTCACAGCGTTTCGGTTCTGGTGCGTATGCCCAGCAATACCGCTGCCATGCTGCATGTTGTGCAGGCGATCGCCACGACCGGCGCGAACTTAACAGAGATGGAATTGCTGCAGCGGACTAACCAGTGGATTGACCGTCGGCTGATAGTAGAAGCGGCCAGTGAAGAGCAGGCTGCAGCAGTGGTTGAAGCGATCGCAGCAGTGCCGGATCTGGAGTTGCTAGACAGCGAAGATCGCACCTTTGCACTACACCGTGGTGGCAAAATTAGCGTCGAGCCAAAGCTGCCGTTGACCAGTCAAGCCCAGCTTGCTATGGCCTATACGCCCGGTGTGGGTCGCGTTTGTAAGGCGATTGCGGCTAACCCCGATCGCGTCTACGAGCTAACGGTCAAACAAAACATGGTGGCGATCGTCACCGATGGGACCGCCGTTCTTGGCCTTGGTAACCTTGGCCCAGCCGGTGCATTGCCGGTGATGGAGGGCAAAGCCATGCTGTTCAAGGCGTTTGGCGATGTCGATGCCTTCCCGATTTGTCTTGATACCCAAGACACGGATGAGATTGTCGAGACGATGAAGCGAATCGCGCCGGTCTTTGGGGGCGTGAATTTGGAGGATATTGCGGCTCCTCGTTGCTTTGAAATTGAAGCTCGACTGAAGCAAGAGCTAGATATCCCGGTGTTTCACGACGATCAGCATGGCACCGCGATCGTCACCCTCGCAGCACTTGAAAACGCTCTGAAGCTGGTCAAGAAATCGCTCTCACAGGTGCGGATCGTGATGAATGGAGCCGGTGCGGCCGGTCTGTCCGTTGCCTCGCTGCTGCGGGAAGCGGGCGCTACTAACATCATCATTTGTGATTCTCGCGGGATTCTTAGTTGCGATCGCAGCGATCTGACGCCCCAGAAGCAAGCATTCGCCATTGAAGCAGGTGGGAGCTTAGCTGATGCTCTGGTCAATGCGGATGTCTTTATCGGTGTCAGCGTGCCGGGGGTGCTGACCGTCGAAATGGTGGAAACTATGGCGAGCGATCGCATTATTTTCGCGATGGCCAACCCCATCCCCGAGATTCAACCAGAGCTGATTCAGGGGCGGGCAGCCGTCATCGCCACGGGCCGCAGTGACTACCCGAACCAGATTAATAATGTCCTGGCTTTCCCAGGCGTATTCCGTGGAGCCTTGGATTGTCGGGCGAAGAGCCTGACCAGCAGCATGTTCCTAGCCGCTGCACGAGCGATCGCAGCTCTAGTACCCCCAGAAACTCTTTCGGCAGAGCACATCGTCCCCAGTGCTTTTGATTCTCGTGTAGCGCCGGCTGTCGCAGCCGCCGTTGTCGAAGCAGCACAGGCAAATGGTCTAGCGCAAACTCTTGCTGTGACTCACTAG
- a CDS encoding universal stress protein — translation MSYQKILAAIDLSAGKSSIFKKALTLAQQNQAQLVLLHCSPLPPVYSSSYINFLNSPSDWTVDLSLAEASQRQDAELARQQLQDLRQQATAVNIEAIPLLRFIDPSRGICDAVKDLGVDLVVVGRRGLSGISEILMGSVSSYVVHHVSCDVLIVQADQ, via the coding sequence ATGAGCTATCAAAAAATCTTGGCAGCGATTGATCTTTCGGCTGGCAAAAGTTCGATTTTTAAGAAAGCGCTGACGCTAGCCCAACAAAATCAGGCTCAACTGGTTTTACTGCACTGCTCGCCATTACCTCCGGTCTACAGCAGCAGCTACATCAACTTCCTAAACTCGCCATCTGACTGGACTGTCGATCTCAGCTTGGCAGAAGCCAGCCAACGGCAAGATGCTGAGTTGGCCCGCCAGCAACTGCAAGATCTGCGACAACAAGCAACCGCAGTTAATATCGAAGCCATTCCCTTGCTTCGCTTTATCGATCCCAGCCGAGGCATTTGCGATGCCGTCAAAGACTTGGGCGTAGACCTCGTTGTTGTGGGTCGGCGTGGTCTGAGCGGGATTTCAGAAATCTTGATGGGCAGCGTCAGTAGCTATGTCGTCCACCACGTCAGCTGCGATGTACTGATCGTTCAAGCCGACCAGTAG